Below is a window of Pseudomonas sp. B21-040 DNA.
TCGCCACCGCTTTGTCGGCCTGCTGGCTCGCGGTCAATACCGCGTTGAAAGCGTTCACCGCAGGACCGGGCAAGCTCGACTGCACGTCGACACGCGCGACTTCGATACCCAGCCCCTGCCCCGTCGCCGCCAGTTCGGTCAGACGTTGATTGATGCTCTGCACCAGATCGCCGCGCAGACGTTCACGGCGTTCGGCGGCCTGATTGTCCGCGCCGATCAGTTCAGGACGCGCCACGAGAATAGTGTCCAAGTCTCGCGCCGCAGTCAGGGCAACGGCACTTCGGGTCACCAACCGATCCAGCGCTGGCAATACATGTTCACCTTGCAGCACGAAGGCATAGGGCTCGGTGACTTTGTAGAAGACTCGCACATCGAGTTGCACCACACCGGCGTCACCCGTCAGTAAATAGCCGGAACCGGCGAGTGCATCACTGATGGGCGTGGCAAACGTCGCCGCGCGATCAGCCTGCAAGGCGACGTCGCTGCGCAACAGATTTCCCACTCGACGTTCGATCACCCGATCTGCGGCCGGTAATAAAACCACCTGCTCAAACGGTCGCGGCCATGCCAATAGCAACCCGGCGTTCTGGATGCGATCCAGTGCGCCGAAGTGCAAAACCACTGCGCGATTCTGTGGATCAATCTGCCTTACGTTCGAGAACGCCCACGCTAATGCCGCGAGAACGGTCACGGCGTACAGCGCCAGAAAAGCCAAGCGCCCGGCCTGAATCCAGGGACTGCTCAATGCCTGTGTTCCACGTGGAACTAATTTCATGGCTGCGATCCGGACTTGTTTTCGAGAGCAGGCGGTCCATCCACCAACACCCGAAATGGCGCCGCATCTGTGCGCAATATCAGTTTTGTACCCGGCGAAACAATGGTGCCCAAGGTGTCGAGTGAGCGCAGCAAGTTGTACAACTGCGGCGAGCCGGCATAAGCACGGCCGTAAATCTGCGCCGCCTCGACACGCGATTGAGCTTCGATGTCAGCCGCTTTGACCGTCGCATCGGCTTGCACGATTCGCGCATCACGCTCAGCGGCGGAACGAATTTGCGCCGCTTCACGTTTGCCGATGGCCGTTCGTTCCGTCGCAATGGTTTCACGCTCGGCGCGCATGCGATCGACCGTGGCGGTCAAAGTGACGGAGGGCAAGGTCAGGCGTTCGATGCCGACTTGCAGCACGCGCACGCCATAAGTGGTGAGCAATTGCTGATCGATCTGCTGACGCAGCTGCGCCTCAAAATCAACAATGTGAACTTGATTGGCATCGGTGTTGACCAGGTTTGCCAAGTCAAAACTGCTGGCGGTGGTTTCCAGTGCCGAGCCGACAAACGTGCGAATCTGTCGCGCCGCTTCATCCGGCTGATTCTGCACCGCACGCATAAAGCGTTGCACGTTGTCCGGGTCGCCCTGCACCTGCCACGCCACATACGCCTGAACGATAATGCGCAAACCGTCGCGGGTACCGACATCCTGCAAACCACTGGAGGTTGTGCGCAGCCGCAAGTCGACGGGTATGGCTGCCTCAAACGGTGCCGGCCAACGCCAGCCAAGCCCCGGCTCCAGTAGAACCCGCGATGGATTACCAAAGCGCGTGATCACTGTCGCCTCCCCCGAGCGCACTTGAACAAGACTCGCGGCGGCAATGGCAAATGCCACGAGCAACGCCGCCCAACCCATGCGCCGCCATGGAAACGGTCCGGCTTCTTGCGGATCACCATGGTGGTGATGATGGTGACCGTGATGATGCCCGTGTCCGCCATGGCTATGATCGTGGCCGGCGTGGTCATCGTGATCGTGTGTATGCGACTGGCTCAATGGGCAGCTCCTGGCTGGGCGCTGGTACGCGGCGACGCAGGATCGGCCGGCAGCGTGAAAGTACGGAGGTCGATGGTCGGCGCATTACTGCTGCCACCCAGACGATGATCAAGAATCAGCAGCTTGGCGTTGGCCAGGCCTTGGGTCAGTTGGCCAAGGTATTGCTCCAGCACAAAGGCCTGGCCAGCACTGGCATAGGCTTTCTGTTCAGCGCTGAACTTGAGGTCCGTCGCCTGCGCTGTGGCATTGATTTCATGGGCGCTGGCGGTCGCTTGATCGCGGGCAATGCTGGCTTGCAGTTGCGCCTGATTGGTCGCCTCCGCCGCAGCACCGCGCTCTCGTGAGATCAATGCTTGAGCACCAATCTGCGCTGCCTGCACGCCGTGATAAGCGTTGGCGGCGCCGGCCGGTGGGTGAATCGCTTCCACCACGGTCGCGAGAATTTCCACACCGCTGTCGAGCGTGTTCAAGTCCGCCTGCACCGCGCGACCGATCTCATCAGCCAGACCTACCCTGTCCTCGCCGAGCAAACCATCAAGGGTTCGCGAGGCGAAGTCGTGCACCAGAATCCGGCTGGCGGTGCTGCGAATCAGCGTCGGCACGTCAGCACTGTTGTAGGTGGCCGCCAATGCTGCTTGATCGGTCAGGCCGATGCGATAGACGAAGCGCACGTCCATGTTGACGATCTGGAAGCTCTGCTTGTCGGCGCGGCTGCTGGCGATGACTTGGGATTTGTCATTCACATGGCTGGCATCCCACAGCCGATTGGCAATCGCCGGCGCGGGGCCTTCGGCTGGTTCAAGTACGACGGGGGCCGAGGCTTCGCCAACGCTGGTGGCCAACTCGTGAACCACGCCGTTCTCGACATTCAGCACACGACCCAACGGCCACGGTAGACCGGCGTGCAAACCAGGACCAAA
It encodes the following:
- the hflK gene encoding protease modulator HflK; this encodes MKLVPRGTQALSSPWIQAGRLAFLALYAVTVLAALAWAFSNVRQIDPQNRAVVLHFGALDRIQNAGLLLAWPRPFEQVVLLPAADRVIERRVGNLLRSDVALQADRAATFATPISDALAGSGYLLTGDAGVVQLDVRVFYKVTEPYAFVLQGEHVLPALDRLVTRSAVALTAARDLDTILVARPELIGADNQAAERRERLRGDLVQSINQRLTELAATGQGLGIEVARVDVQSSLPGPAVNAFNAVLTASQQADKAVANARTEAEKATQAANEQADRTLQVAHAQASERLAKASADTATVLSLAKAQQQGTDPQMLLRIYRERMPKILGQAGSVTTVDPKDDSRLIIQGAAQ
- the hflC gene encoding protease modulator HflC — protein: MSQSHTHDHDDHAGHDHSHGGHGHHHGHHHHHHGDPQEAGPFPWRRMGWAALLVAFAIAAASLVQVRSGEATVITRFGNPSRVLLEPGLGWRWPAPFEAAIPVDLRLRTTSSGLQDVGTRDGLRIIVQAYVAWQVQGDPDNVQRFMRAVQNQPDEAARQIRTFVGSALETTASSFDLANLVNTDANQVHIVDFEAQLRQQIDQQLLTTYGVRVLQVGIERLTLPSVTLTATVDRMRAERETIATERTAIGKREAAQIRSAAERDARIVQADATVKAADIEAQSRVEAAQIYGRAYAGSPQLYNLLRSLDTLGTIVSPGTKLILRTDAAPFRVLVDGPPALENKSGSQP